From Paenibacillus sp. PL2-23:
TTGATAAATCTTTCTGGAATTAAGCGACTAAACAAACAAGATTTGGCGATACCTTGGAGTAAATTTAAGGCCTTAAAGAAGGACATGGTTACTCCAAATAAAAAATCGTTCGGCATTCCTCAAGGATCAGCAATAAGTGCTGTGTTGTCAAATATATACATGCTTGAGTTCGATGCTAAGATAAATTCATATGTTACTTCCAAAGATGGAATGTATATGAGGTATAGCGATGATTTTATTGTTATCCTTCCGAAAGATAAGGCGTTACCATTGGAACAAGAACTTGCCTTCTTGATGTCAATCATATATGCAACACCGTCACTGGTGTTGGAGCCTGATAAAACCCAACTTTTTGAATGCAGTATAGGCAACATAGAATCATTTGAAATCCGCGATGCTTTATTATGTATGACAGGAAAAAAGAAAATTGATTACTTAGGTTTTTCTTTCGATGGGAATGCTGTAACTATTAGGGATAAGACCATTTCGAAGTATTATAATAAGTTGAATCGAAATATAAAGAAGATTCTGAGAAGCAAAGATGATCCAAAAACAAAAGTAATCATTAAAAGCATACGCCTCTATCGAAAATTTGGATATCATGAGCATGAGGATAGCAAGGATTTAAAAAATAGGAACTTCCTTAGTTATGTGGATAGGGCCGAACGAATATTTGGTCCTGATGAGCGAGTTAATGTAGTGAAGGCAAGACACATTCAGATGATAAGAAAAAAAATGAGAAATCACGAAAGACGATCATAGTGGTCGTCTTTTTTTGTGCGAATTTACATAAACAAGGACTTAATGCCTATATTGTCGAATTATCAGTAAAGGGATTTTCCCCAT
This genomic window contains:
- a CDS encoding reverse transcriptase/maturase family protein produces the protein MDEWKKKVKFRGYAHFDRKITINEAWDYISDPLKIKTHGFLPFIHHTLKITKYSKSKGKTTKNREICYSAHMDRYIYQYYAYLLNEEYNKRVTIDGLDQCSIAYRNNLHMNNIHFAKQAFDKIIELKECYVVIGDFKSFFDSLDHQYLKKRMCELLQKDKLPNDYYAVFKNITKYSTWELSDLLKENGHLINLSGIKRLNKQDLAIPWSKFKALKKDMVTPNKKSFGIPQGSAISAVLSNIYMLEFDAKINSYVTSKDGMYMRYSDDFIVILPKDKALPLEQELAFLMSIIYATPSLVLEPDKTQLFECSIGNIESFEIRDALLCMTGKKKIDYLGFSFDGNAVTIRDKTISKYYNKLNRNIKKILRSKDDPKTKVIIKSIRLYRKFGYHEHEDSKDLKNRNFLSYVDRAERIFGPDERVNVVKARHIQMIRKKMRNHERRS